The window CAGACAGATGGAGGAGATCCTCGCAAGCAGCAGGCGGCTGCGCCATATGGTCCATGATGCAAGGCTACAGCCCGACACCGGGCAACACATTCGCATGTTGCTGGCGGCCGACAGGATGAAATGCCTCTTCAACGTCAGGTTCGTCTCTTAGTCCCACGAGGCCTTCGTCACCTTCTTCGACAAGTTTACCGTCATCACGAAGCTCACAGGCTGATCTAGCTAGTGTACGCGTTGAGCCCACACACCTAGGTTCCACGTTGCCTGCCACCCTCGCCGACCTCTACGGAGATAACCTCTTCCACACACTAGTGGCTCTGTGACTGCCGCCGTTGCACCGGAGAACATCCACCTCAAGGTTGTCGTCGACGCGCAGCGCGTCGCCTAGCAAATCACCATCGACCTAATACCTCATGCTTGCGAGTAAGTGGTCCATAAGGACCACTACATTGGCGCGAGCGAACCAACCCGGCCGCAGCTGGCGCTTGCGGATGCTGACGTGACCCAGCCTCCCCATCTCGCGTGGGGCAGCGCGCGAGAAGGCGCACGTGGGCGCGACGAAACCCACTACAGAGAGGTGTCCTGGGTCGCAcgcgtggcccacatgtcatggaccccGGAAAGACGGTGGGCTGTCGTGCGCCCGGGCAGATCGAACGGCGCAAAACTCCCCAGGGAGCCAGCGGCACGAGGCAAACGCAAAATGGACGTCGCGGAGGGCACTCTCACGCGGCCAAGCCTTAGGCGGGCACTCAAGCATCCTTCGCCAATCTGCTACGTTTGCGGTGGCCATCTTGTTCATCCTACTTTGCATGCGAGGGACATTTCTTCCATAGCTAGTTGTGACGATGTTAATCATGACCCAAACCAAACGTGTTCTTAATatctactactactccctccgtccgaaaatacttctcATCAAACTGGATAAAAGGGGATGAATCTAaatatattttagttttagatacatctctttttatttattttgatgataagtatttccggacagagggagtacaactaCAAGCGTAACAAAAATATCTTAGAAACTTTTTGTATATACCGACTCAACAAATCTTTCCCCATTCCCACGGCCTTCTCCACGCACACCACCTCTGACGAAATGTTCTCCGTATCAGGAGCCCGCGAATTGCACGCCAAGGAGAGGCGCATATAATGGTAGCTTAGCTCGCCATGGCTATGCATGCCCCACCACAATGACCACATTCCCATcgatcattcatcactccatgtaccAACTCTCACGTAACAACCAGTGAAGGAATCAAGCAAGAGCCGCTAGCTAGCTTGATATTCGTGGACATGGAGGTGGCTTCCAAGCATAAGCTTTCCACTCCCATGCTCTTGCTTCCATGCGCATCCATCCATTTGCTGCGTCCTCGCGTCCGCGTCCAGTCAAAGGCTGTACTCCATTATCACCATCGTGTTCGTGTGTACCTCTGACAGCCAGTGTACGTCCAATTATACGTCGGCAATGATAATGGACATGGACAATGATATATAACCTCTTTTGCTTTCATAACATTGTGTGGTTTTTGCAACACGGCCAGACCATGCACCTAGCTGCCCATTTCTCGCAATATAATGGTCCCATATTTATTGAACGAGGATATGGATTGACCAGTCCGGTTTCCCATAAAAAATGGTCCGGTAATTAATTCCATCCATCTGCCACCTTACTTTACTTCCCTTCTATATATACACCCTCCGTGCTCCGACGTGCCGGAACGGCAACCAGTTCAACCGCGCGCGCGTCCCACCTTCCTACGCACCATCGATCGATAGGTCCTCGGCTCCGGTCGAGCCGACGACGTTAGGCATGGCCTCCGACGGCGATGGCGTCTACGGCGGAGGAGGAGGCTTCTGCAACGGCGACTTCATGGAGCTGCGGCCGGAGAAGGGCGGGGTGCGCGACCTCGTCCACCTCCTCTGGTCGCCCAACGTCGCCGAGAACGACGCCGTGGACTGCCCCGCGGGCACGGAGATCGGGTCGGCGCGGCGGCGGTGGGCCGTCTTCGTGTCGCTGGTGGCGCAGATGCTGCTGCTGTGGGCGAAGCGGCCCGTGGCGCTGCTGGGGCGGGCGGCCGAGTACTGGATGAACCTCCTCAACGAGAACGGCGGCGGCGTCCTCCCGCTCCTCGCCAACGCCCTGCATGGTACGTTCTTCATCAGTCATCGACATCGACCGGTCGTCCCGTGGAAGGACGTGCTCGATCGTATCCAACTGTCTGTTCTCTTGACCGCACGGATTGGTTGCATTTATGGTGCTTTCGCCTTCAACTACTCTGCTCCGCTGGTCTTGTTCCGGAGAGGGTGGATAACTGGACATGAACATTCATTCCctaccccgcaaaaaaataaaaagaacattcATTCCCGACCTCGTGCGATCGTATGATGCAGTTCCAATTACCTGCAGTGATGCGATCAACCAACCTACCTAACTTGCATATTAATTTGACGCTACTCCATGCAAATTAAGAAAAGGAATACTGTCTCGATACACCAAGCTAGCTACTAATATCTCCTTGCAGCTTTATGAGTTCATGCTTATTTTAGTACTCTTGGTATATATGGTTACTCGTGGTTTCATTCTGGTTCATGGAGCCGGGGATCACTCCCTATTTTTCTAAAAAGAATAGCTCTTGGTAAGCGGGTGTAAAGTcatacgtagttatcaaaacagaaACTGAGGGAGTATGTTGGATTTTGACATGATGGACGCCGCTAATATATATCTTGTGTGCCGCTGAACCGCTGATTCTTCAACGAACTAAGAACACATATTTTCAGGACTAGTCTTTGACTAGAGACTGCCCACCATAAAAGCAGAAATTACAAGTCGTTTTCTAAAAACTGATAAAAGGTCGTTTTTCATACTTAAAACTGAATGATAATGTTCTGCTGTAGCAGTCCAGCTTACTGTTCAAAATGTTGACGATTGCGTCCTGAAGAGGACAAACCCTATAATTGATTGATTGAGCACCAGTTCTGAGAATTATTGCCCCGATATGTACATTGTCACACACTCACAGAGCCAGTTGCGTGTGACAAAATGACAAGTAAAGTATGTCTGTTCTGTGGggaaaaaaattctatgagaccaggtctcacggattagcaggtgagacccatcatgatggatgacacgtgacattcataaatcacaaagcatctatccTATCCCTCACCtgaaatcaagagagagagattagatactttgtgatttgtgaatgccacgtatcatcggtctcacctgctaaccatgAGACCTGGTTTTATCTAAAAAAAATTCGCTGTGTGGTACCACCCCGAATCCCTAAACAAGGAGAATATATGCTAGTAATACCAACTCTTTGCTGCAGGGAAGGTGAAAATGCCAGACAGATCATCCCTGAATTACCGTTCCTGCATCGGGCTGCTCGACACGAGGGTCGAGCTCGACAAGAAGATCAAACCCGGGGACAGCAACTACCACGCAGCTCTGTCGATCATGGCCGCGAAACTGGCCTACGAGAACGAACTCGTCATCAGCAGCGTCGTCAAGAACCACTGGCACATGGAGTTCCTGGGCTTCTACAACTGCTGGAACGGTAAGACAACCAACAACTCCGCCATCTTCGGTcgcatgcatgacgatgcatgcgcTTAATTAATAGCGTGTCGCGCTCTGGTGGATGGATCTATTGTTCCAGATTACGAAGGTGACTACACGACGCAGGCGTTCATGCTGGCGGACGCGCCGGCGCCGGACGCGACGCTGGCCGTGGTGGCCTTCTGCGGGACCAAGCCGTTCGACACGGAGCAGTGGTGCACGGACGTGGACTTCTCCTGGTACGAGCTCCCGGGAGCCGGCGCCGGCTGCCGCGTGCACGGCGGCTTCATGAAGGCGCTGGGCCtgcagcggcgcggcggcggctggcCGAGGGACGTCGCCGACCCCACCGGCGCCGGCGACGGAAGACCGTTCGCCTACTACGCCATCAGGGAGAAGCTCAAGAGGTTCCTGGACGGGAACCCGGGCGCCAGGTTCGCGGTGGCCGGGCACAGCCTGGGCGGCGCGCTGGCCGTGCTGTTCCCGACGGTGCTGGCGCTGCACGGGGAAGAGGCCGTGCTGGGCAGGCTGCAGGGCGTGTACACGTTCGGGCAGCCCCGCGTGGGCGACGAGCGGCTCGGGGCGTTCATGGCGCCGCACCTGGAGAACCCCAGCCGGTACTTCAGGTTCGTCTACTGCAACGACATCGTGCCCCGGGTGCCCTACGACGACTCCACGCTACTGTTCAAGCATTTCGGGACGTGCCTCTACTTCGACAGCTTCTACAGAGGACAGGTCCGTCCAGTCACTCGCCATGacactttcatttttcttttgaaAGATCTCCCACTTGTTATCCAAAAATCGAACGAACTTTCTGTTTTGCAACTAGAACAAGTAAATGTATTTCTCTACAAGATACTACCCAAAAAAAAATAAGTTACTTGTGATCGATAGAAGGAATGCATGTGATGCTGTAACAGGATTAAACTTTCAAGGCAAGACAAGCAGAGCATGGCttggaagcaagaacctcatctcaCTGCAATTTTGGAGAAGAGACCACCGATCTATATGCTTCGTGGATCCCACTAAGACTGTAACTTGACAGACGCTTTTTGTGTTGCGTTGCTGAGAAGCAGGTGACCGCGGAGGAGCCCAACAAGAACTACTTCTCGGTGCTGGCGGTGGCGCCCAAGCTGGTGAACGCGTGGTGGGAGCTCGCCCGGAGCTTCCTCATCGGCTATGCGGAGGGGCCCGAGTACACCGAGGGGTGGCTGATGCGGCTGGCCAGGGTGGCCGCGCTGGTGATGCCGGGGCTGCCGCCGCACGCGCCGCAGGACTACGTCAACGCCACCAGGCTCGGGGCGGCATCGCTCGGGCCGCTGGAACTAGCCGAGCAGCCATTGTAACTTTATTTAGTACTGCCTTCATCCGGAATTAACTCTCGCTGAAATGAGTGTGCGATAGTTAATTCTAGACGAAGGTTGTAATTTAGAATCAGATTAAACATATATAACTGTCGCTGAATTGTTCTTGTTCCATCGTTCATTGCTCGAGCAAATGATTGAGTGGACATGCTAATAACAGTTCGTTTACGATGCGTGCACCTCCTTATTATCACGATCATATTTTTCAATAAAGAATAATATATTAATGTCAAGATGATACAAATATATCTGGCCTCAGCAAAGACACAATATCAACATCAAATCAAGACATCAAAGATGCACACCATCAAAAAGGTTAAaaatacggaaatgttaacgcccacacgtgtgggcattgactatctcgaccacacgcattcatcaccgtccagtactatatgcacgaatcttggcacaatTTGGCTGATTTtttgtgccacgtaggacaaggcgtgtgtgtggtgtgtgacatagttcgtccacacatccgttttaccacacggaggggccgatgtgtgggcgtttagcagttcacccacacaccagttttcagtcacgcacaaggactggtgtgtgggcatttgccatctcgcccacacgcccgtctcatCTCCCACACCccagctgctagttgccatgtgtttttgcagcacacatggcaactgcccctagtgtgctttataagcaggtggcaactctctttttttacccaagttgccatgtgtttttgcagggtacacggcaacttcctagtgtgcacgtaagcagatggcaactctcttttaccgagttgccatgtgtttttgtatggtacatggcaactgccccaacgtgcacgtacatgacaactgccctaacgtgcacgttagcagatgacaactcttcctttttacatggcaactgccctagcatgcttgtgagcacatggtaactctctcaactgcctagtgttagtatgtggcaactcctaaaattatgaaatcatggcaactacattagatcagaccatacatggcaactgcagttgagcaaccatggcaactgcagttgtccgacatggcaaccgtagttcagagacatggcaactgcagttaaacgaacatggacgagggtctggaccatggcaactgcggacgcgcggtgggcgtcacgcgtcgcgtgcgggaccaggagggtacgaggcctgacatacggacGTGTGGGCATTATCAACTTcacccacacgcacgcgtgtgagagggttcGGGAGGGAAAAAAAGATGTGTGTGGGCATTAGTTATTTTTCCCccacgtaggtgtgtgggctggttgctgtccatgccacacgaggcgtgtggcacaactacccgatacaccacacgtgtggcagttatcgggaccctaAAAATAAGAGGGAGGGGAAAAACTGGGCACAGCAAACTATATAGAACAGATAAGCAACAACAACATCCATGGTCCTAGATAACAGACGAATTATGAAATGGTCTTTCAAAGGCAATGCCTCGAGAAAGAAAACGATGTGCAGGCGCCAATGTGGTCGGATCCCACCACTAAGGGTCAGAGCTTGGTTTTCACCTTGAAAAGCACGTCTTGGTAGACTCCAAAAAAATGTCTTCGACAAGGATGAAATGCTCCCCACAAAGATAAACAAGAATGTGCATAAACACAACCATTGTGAGGTGCAACCACGGAATGCCAAAGCTTGGTTTTAAACACGGTGCTCAAAAAGCACCACCAAAGCAAATCACCGGTTGCTGCCATCACCCCATGATGTTGCATGGAGGAGCGCACACACACCCTGATCAAGAGAAATTGAAATCAACTGttccatggcatgcatgcatggagGCAGCTGCTTCCATGCATATCCCTAACATGGACATTCACCCAAATCCATGCTTACAAAGACAAAACTATCACAGAACGCGGAGAGCCGAACGTCATCAGCAGGTTCAACTTACGCGCGTGCTCCAGAGCCACTTTGGTAGTGGCCGATGATTACAACGTTCGGAGGCACAACGTAAACTTCGCGGCCGTCACAGGCCGTAGCCGCACAACCCCGCACTGCCGATGCATCACTTCATGTCGCCACTATCGCCCGCTGACTAGGCCGCCGATCAACCTCCAGGCCGCAGCTAACGATCGATGGCTACACCTAGACAGCCCTAAAAAACCACATCTAGGCGCCGAAGGCCATCCACGCCATCCGCCGCTACCCACGCAACACTGTGGCACGGCCACCTCCTAGACTGCTCAGGGCCACCGTCTCGGCATCCAAACCCCATCACGTACATCGCAGACATTTGATTAGGAGCGCTCCTCGCACGAGAAGGCAGCCCTGCCGCCGCCGTCCTCTGGCCACAGCGAGGAGGGGAGAAGAGAGGAAGCGTCGGCTAGGGTTTGCCTGAGCCACACACTCCCCTCCCCCAGAGCGACCCAGGCTGGACCACTCTAATTGGAAGCCTCCTATTACGGCCACATGACCATTACACCCACAACCTAACAAACAAGTGAACCTCCTTTCCAAAACTACCATTCGTGGATCGGAGGAAGAAAATACTAAGGGAATTTGGGTAAAAAAGAGTGTGCTAATAGAGGTAACATCACTTACAATGAGCCTATTTCGTCTTAACTTTCGCTTGGTGGCGTAACTTATGTTCCGCTTCGATTAGATGCCGGTCACTGACAGTTAAATTGGATAAGATTATTGTGTCATATTTACTTCCATATGCGGTTGATATATGATCCAAACGGCCAGCGTGTATTACTTAGCCGATGCGAACTGACAGCTCGACTCTTATATTTTCTTTTGAGAGTTACTCAGCTcttataccgaaaaaggctttcgccccgctttatatataaagaaaCAACCCACAAGCATTCAGTACAACCACACGCTACGCCACCGCAACTCACGCACACACCCAGGACGGGATACAAAGGCACTGAGCGCAGCAACACTACTCCTAGCACTACCGCCCCGAAGATATGAAGCTACATATGACGGACCAtgcgctccaaggcggcgccttcaggaaggaaatgacgccggagcgccgccaccgcccgatccaaggatcaaagtttccCCCAGAGCCGCAAGACGgacaatgagagccgcgacgacgccttcaagaagggagcgatcttcgccgccgccggtccgtccgaagatagagcaggttttcacctcggccaacattcaccgccaccgaacgccacaccccgccaaccacgccgcccacacggccatgatgAGCGGGCAGCACCAAGGCGCGGGCTTTGTCCAAGAGcaccgcgccaccaccaccaccagggccgccgccccagcatccaagacctcgacaccacctcacccgTGACCCGGCGCACCCCAACGAGagagacgagcggaaaggtcccacctttcgcgCCCCTGGGCAACCCCCAGCGTCGGCATCCACCGACCCATCCTGCTACCCCAAGCGTGGGATGAGCTCGGTCTTGCAGCaacgtgcgcgagacgagctcggtcctgctgcaacgtgcgcgagacgagcttggtcctgctgcatcgtgcgcgagacgagtccggtcctgctgcatcgtgcgcgagacgagctcggtcctgctgcatcgtgcgcgagacgagtccggtcctgctgcatcgtgcgcgagacgagctcggtcctgctgcatcgtgcgcgagacgagctctgtCCGGCGGCAACGAGCGCGAGACGAGCGGTGGATCGCAGCTGGGAAAGGACCAGCCCTTTGATGGGAGTAGCGCCCGGGTGACGAGGAGATGGGGTGAAGGACGAGGCGGCCCGAACGCAGACAAACCGACGCCGGAGGAGCCGGCCGTTGCCGCGGACAGATCCGTCGAGTCACCGTGAAGCCGCCACGACACCGGTAGGCCACCGAGACCTACCCATGTCGCCGCCCACGACCGGAGCAGCAGCCACGCCCGGCCGCTGCCCTACCCGCGTCGCCCGGCGGGCTCCAAGCGCCGGAGCCGCCGGGCACGCACCACCGGTACCATGCGCCGCCGGCCAGCCCCCAACGCCAGATCCGGCTAGATCCAGCAAGAGAACAGTCGCGCGCACCACACCCCCCGCGTCTCCACGCCCTGGCCAGGTCCAGCCGGAGCCCTGCCACCCCACCAGAGAGGATGAGCCCCGGCTGCAGCACCACCACCTGAAAGGGGCCGCCGGACGCCCCTGAAGCCGCCAACCGCCACCACCCGCCGGATCTGGGCAGGGGGCGCCAGATCCGCCGCCAGCACGCCCCGGGCCTCCAGAACCCCATGAGCCGAGGtcgagggggaggaggagaggaggcgacGCCGGCTGGCCACCAAGGAGCGGGGCGGAGGAGGGAGGCCGGAGCAGAGGCACGCCGGCGCCCGACGCCACCGAGCAGGGGAGGCCGCCCCGCGACGCCCGCCACCCGCGCAAGGGAGagagccaccccgccgccgcctgcgccacgCGGCCTTTGGCCGGCGACGCCACCGGCGACGGCGAGGGAGGGGGGATGGGGCGAagggacgggggcggcggcgctagggttccctCCCAGGGGCGCCCGCGGGAGCGCCACGGGAGGGGACTGGAGGTTGCAATTAAAACATCATACCACAGAAGAGGAGTTCGTTGGCCGCACCACTCAGCTCTTATAGTAACCACATTTGGTTGATTTGTCTGAGTTTTATCATTGCTTGTTATCAGCGGTAATGTAAGAAGAAAAGTACAGATGAGAAGCTTTCATTTGCCCAGCTATCCATGCAAGTAGGCAAATAAATGCAGGTTGATATAAGAACCAGTAAATTTTAGTGCTAACTATCAGCTGCAAAACTAACAAAAAGAGAGAGCTGACGTCAACAAAGACTAAAGATTcctagcataatttttttgaaacaCAATTACCCAATGAGCAACTTGGAATTGGCAACACGTCTCACAAACAACCAAAGCATGGATTTATCATTCACATATCATTGTCAGATACAATCATCCTTGTTGAAACATAACGAGGAAAGCATCATTTAGAAAGCTGACAAAATAACTACAAAAACGTCCATATCGCAGCAGTTTCGATGATGGCGTGGTGGCTCTTTCACACAGGTGGAAGCGCCTAGAAAACACAAAAATGATTGATACTTGTGGATGGCGATTAATACTGAGATGCACTCCAGTATCTCAAGTAGGGCTGAGTTTTAGCTCGGTAATTAACTcgtgagctaaacgagtagctcgtgactcgacTCGGCTCAACTTGAAGTCGATGACTAACAAGTCGAGTCGAGTTTTGATCTGAGCTCTTTAACAGAAACAAAAGTAAGATGATTGAACAGTGCATCCATTAAGAAACAAAATTACAACAACATGGTGAAGAAACATTAGGATGTAAATATACTTCATTGATTGTTGATTATTCTAAAAAAAATTAGGCAGACTGGAACGATATTTACGAAGAACATAAGGTGGATCAGTTGCAAATGAAAAAAAAGTAGAGGCTAGTGTCAACACCGAGTACAAATTATTGGCATAAAATTCTTTGAAGCACCATTGTCCAATGACCAACTTGGAATTGACAAAGGTCACAGTCAACCAAGGCAAAGATTTGGCGCACTCACATCATTGAAGCAACATAAGGAGAAATCGTTAGATATCTAACTATCTTGGAAAAGTTAAATAACAAGCTCACAGCATGAGTTTAAGTGACCAAAGCATAGTTTGTGTAACCACTTATGTATCATCGAATAAACTAATAACTTAATATATACACCAGCGTCCAGGTGCAGAGGTGCTCACTGAGATTAAAAATTATGATCAAGTGAAGGCGATGATTACAATCCCCAGCTTGAAGCTGGTGTCAGAATCAGAGTCTATAAATACGGCCAGTCACAAACTGAGCAATACACAACTACTCAAGTAGTAACACATTAGCAGCAGCTGATTGGCCAATTAGGCACTGATAACTTGTTGCATCAGTAACTAGCTAGAAAGAGGCATGGCAATGGAGATCGCCGCCGCTGGCGCAAGAATGCCGGTGTCGGTGCTGGTTCTCGTGGCATTGGTAGCGGTCTGCCTGTCCGCCAACGGGGCGGCGGCGCAGCAGGCAAGCGGCGTGGCGGCGACGTACAACCTGTACCACCCAGAGAAGATCAACTGGGACCTGCGCGTCGCCAGCGTCTACTGCGCAACGTGGGACGCCGACAAGCCGCTGGCTTGGCGGCAGAGGTTCGGCTGGACGGCGTTCTGCGGCCCCGCCGGCGCGCACGGACAGTCGTCCTGCGGTCGCTGCCTCAAGGTACGTACTCATATGCTTGACGATCTCCGTCCATGGATGATTTGCATGAGAAAATGGTTAGCTTTATTATGGATCGCTTGTTGACCGGTGGGACATTGTCCCCAGGTGACGAACAGGGCAACGGGGGCGCGGACGGTGGCCAGGGTGGTGGACCAGTGCGACAACGGCGGGCTCGACCTTGACGTCGCCGTGTTCCAGCGGATCGACACCGACGGAGGAGGCGTGGCCAACGGCCACCTCCTCGTCGACTACGAGTTCGTCGGCTGCCGAGACTGATCGTTCTCGAGATCACCGCATGCTACACATAATTACGCTCGTTGCACCGAATAAATATGCATGGAGATAAGTAGCCCCTGCAAGAATAAAACGCAACCAAAATCCAGTATGTCGGCTTCGAGGCCTGCAGCACATGTTGTTTTTCGATTCTGAATAGTATCTCTTTTCATGTAACTCAGATGTCAGAATCGATCGTCGCAATGGCAAGTTAATTATGTATCTCATTGACATCGACAAGCCATGTACTCCCTCAgtaaagagcgtttagatcacaacttagtgatctaaacgctcttctatttttttacggagggagtaacttgCTAAGTTGCTATTGGCTTATTATACGCTATTTCCAAATAAATTAAATTTATAATGTATTAAAAAAACATCATGACATGTGCGCTAAGACCAATTATATGCTAGTGCGATAGATGCGCTCCAGGGCACCAATTGCTATTCGGTTTTACAATTGAGAAATGTCTAACAGCTCCCGGGTGCCCCTACACCCTCATGAAAGGTTTGATGTTCCTGTAAAGTTTCAGCAACAAATAACCTTCGTGGAGCCCTCACAAAAAAAATCACTGCTAAAAAATGTACATAAACTTTGACaatgattttgtttttttatttgagtGCTCTTCAAATGTTATTTTTAGCTaaaactttgcaagatcatcaaaagtttcatgatgttcgatgtccagaagttcagattttttttttgaatttgttttgaatttactgttcatagagGGTGTAGGGGCACCCGGGTGCTGAAAATCCTGTCTCTTTACAATTAGAATGGATAACTTCCTAATGAAATTCttgtattttccaaaaaaaatgtaAATCTTATATTTAGTAATTGGGGGGCACCTTTTTTGTGGGATTATTGAACTTGCGTGAGAAAAATCACAACAAAGCCCAAGATGGAGGTGATGAGGATAGAACCAACCTGTGGCGATCCATGCGCTTATACCAAATGGTGCAAGGAGATCTACTTCCGGCAAGGATGACTGTTCTTCACGGATTGGAGGAGGAAAAGTGGCAAATTAACAAGAACGAAGGATAAATAGTGAAGTCTATTCGAATAGCACAAACCGACAACAAACATCTATAGATATGCAAGCCTCAATTTGGATTCCAAGTCAACAACGCTCACGACCTACTCAATCAGTCCAAACGATCCACTCATTTCAAAAGAGAAGATAGGACAAGGTAGATTTCTTCCCCAAATCCTAAGAGATGGATGGCTTCAAACGCTCCATGAGCTACTCGCTTAGCTCGCGAGCTTCAAGTCGATGCAACCTTAAGGGTACCAATTTTCTTATGTTTGCAACATGGGCACAAATATTCTAGTAATTCAACATTAACTATGTCAAACATATATCTTTGGATTCAAACATTTGCATGGGGACTAATCAGGAAAGCTCTTCCAACGGGTAAGAGAGTAGGTAAATACATTCCTCATATAAGTAAACTATGTTCTAGGTGCGGAATGGAAGAAGATGAGCAACATATTCTCTTTTTCAATTTGCCAAAGCTGCTTGGTTTGTACATCCCTGGTATATTAGAATAGATGAACTCTTGAAAGATTGCAACTCCATTACATATATGATTTCTTGTATTCTCAACTCCAATCATCCACATGCTGCTTTAAGCAATATATTTACTTTCATGTGGTGTATATGGAAGTTAAGGAATGACAAACTGTTTTAAAGAAAAGAAACCTCTGCTCTACAGGTTTTTTATGCAGCCCAAGCTATTCAAAAGTGTCTATCACAAGAAAGGGGAGTCCGGGAACAATCTCATCAAGAGGAGAGAAATCAAGAAACACAAATATCAGGTTCTCATATGCAAGGGACAACAATAGATTTGTCACAAATACCAACAACAAACAGAATCTTCATTGACGCTGCATGGAAGGCACAGGATCAACACAACAGCAATACAAGAATTGGATTAGGTGTTCTTTGCAGGTAAATTAAGGAGGCCGAAAACTGAAAGTCCAAGTCTGGGCTACTG is drawn from Triticum dicoccoides isolate Atlit2015 ecotype Zavitan chromosome 6B, WEW_v2.0, whole genome shotgun sequence and contains these coding sequences:
- the LOC119320143 gene encoding pathogenesis-related protein PR-4-like, producing MPVSVLVLVALVAVCLSANGAAAQQASGVAATYNLYHPEKINWDLRVASVYCATWDADKPLAWRQRFGWTAFCGPAGAHGQSSCGRCLKVTNRATGARTVARVVDQCDNGGLDLDVAVFQRIDTDGGGVANGHLLVDYEFVGCRD
- the LOC119325971 gene encoding triacylglycerol lipase OBL1-like isoform X2 codes for the protein MASDGDGVYGGGGGFCNGDFMELRPEKGGVRDLVHLLWSPNVAENDAVDCPAGTEIGSARRRWAVFVSLVAQMLLLWAKRPVALLGRAAEYWMNLLNENGGGVLPLLANALHGKVKMPDRSSLNYRSCIGLLDTRVELDKKIKPGDSNYHAALSIMAAKLAYENELVISSVVKNHWHMEFLGFYNCWNDYEGDYTTQAFMLADAPAPDATLAVVAFCGTKPFDTEQWCTDVDFSWYELPGAGAGCRVHGGFMKALGLQRRGGGWPRDVADPTGAGDGRPFAYYAIREKLKRFLDGNPGARFAVAGHSLGGALAVLFPTVLALHGEEAVLGRLQGVYTFGQPRVGDERLGAFMAPHLENPSRYFRFVYCNDIVPRVPYDDSTLLFKHFGTCLYFDSFYRGQVTAEEPNKNYFSVLAVAPKLVNAWWELARSFLIGYAEGPEYTEGWLMRLARVAALVMPGLPPHAPQDYVNATRLGAASLGPLELAEQPL
- the LOC119325971 gene encoding uncharacterized protein LOC119325971 isoform X1 → MASDGDGVYGGGGGFCNGDFMELRPEKGGVRDLVHLLWSPNVAENDAVDCPAGTEIGSARRRWAVFVSLVAQMLLLWAKRPVALLGRAAEYWMNLLNENGGGVLPLLANALHGKVKMPDRSSLNYRSCIGLLDTRVELDKKIKPGDSNYHAALSIMAAKLAYENELVISSVVKNHWHMEFLGFYNCWNGVHAGGRAGAGRDAGRGGLLRDQAVRHGAVVHGRGLLLVRAPGSRRRLPRARRLHEGAGPAAARRRLAEGRRRPHRRRRRKTVRLLRHQGEAQEVPGREPGRQVRGGRAQPGRRAGRAVPDGAGAARGRGRAGQAAGRVHVRAAPRGRRAARGVHGAAPGEPQPVLQVRLLQRHRAPGALRRLHATVQAFRDVPLLRQLLQRTGDRGGAQQELLLGAGGGAQAGERVVGARPELPHRLCGGARVHRGVADAAGQGGRAGDAGAAAARAAGLRQRHQARGGIARAAGTSRAAIVTLFSTAFIRN